The Thermodesulfobacteriota bacterium genome segment GAAGAGATCGACCCATCCGTCTAAATTATAGTCAACCCAGATAGTATGCATTGCGACGCCCCCTTCCACATTTATTCCCCTGTCTTCAGAGACATCCAGGAAAATAATTCCATCAAGATTTTTATAGAGTATTGGAGGAGTACCTGCCATTATGGTTGACACGACGAGATCCAATAGGCCGTCATTATCGAAATCCGCCCATGCGGCACTTCTCACTCGAACGTCAATTAATCCAGACTCAACAATTACATTAAGAAATGTACCATCACAATTGTTTTTAAATAAAAATACATTTGGGGAGAATGCGTCAGTATTCGCAACAAATAAATCCTGACATCCATCGTTGTTAAAATCACCCCACGCCGCAGTTTGACCAAAACCACCTAGACCCCCAATTCCACTGTCCATTACACTCACAAATATTGGCAAGGGGATGAAATCATTTGAACCATCTGAGTCATTTGAATCATCTGAACAGGATGATGATCCTGAAATGAGTAGCATGAATAAGATTAACAAAAATTGCTTCTTATTACACAACATGAACCTTATCCTTTTTTGATTTTGTCGAAAAGCAAATCGGCAGCTCTTAAACTAAGCGCTTCGATCGTGAGCGAAGGAGCCTCTCCTCCACCTGAAGTGGGGAAGACGCTCGCATCGGTGATCAGCAGATTTTTAATCTCATGACTCCTGAGATCAGGGCCTACAACCGATTTCTCAGCGTCTTTACCCATTCTACATGTACCAAATACATGGGTAGCTGAGAAAAAGTCATAGGCAGAAAACTCCTCCACAATCTCCTCCGCTCCGGAGGCCTTTAAAATCTCCTTTGCAGTCTTTGCCATAAAATCAAGGCACTTAAGTTCTGTCTCTCCCAAATATGACTGTATCTGTGCCACGGGTATTCCAAAGTCATCCTTTACCCCTTCATTAACCGTGACGTAGGTATCCTTATTTGGTAAAAATTCACCGATCCCCCCCATAGCAATGGCATGCCCAAACCATTTTTCAATGGACTTTACAAAATCTTCCCCCCAACCATCAAAGTAACGAAGAGCATAGTGTACAGGCCCTACTGCGCTTCCGGCGGTAGGATAAAGTCTTAATCCCCCAGTAAAGCCAAGATCAGGATCAGGCTTGTTCCATTTCCAGATGACGCTGTCAATGGGAATTCCTCTATAGGAATCCAATCTTTCTGGATGAAAGGCCACAACCTGGTAAAAAAGGGTTTCCATAAAATTTTTACCTACAAGCCCATTCCCATTTATTCCCGAGTTTAAAAGAAGCCTAGGGGTCTCTACGGCGCCACAGGCAACGGCTAAGAATTCTCCCTCGACGAAATGTCCCTTACCCTCTTTATCAAAATAATGAACACCCTTTACCCTTTTAACTCCATTCTTTTTCTCCAACTCTATTCGGCTTGCAAAGGCGTTAGTGATAATACTGCATGATCCGGTATCCTCCGCTAAAGGAATGAAAGTGACATCAACTGTACCCTTATCCCTTCGCGGACAGCCCCATACACAGCCATTGCAATAGTTGCAGGGGGGCGTATCGCGATAAAGATTTGAAAGGATTGCAACTGAATTTGGCAAAAGCTCGAGCCCCTTTTTCTTACAGGTCTTTTCTATTATCTTACTGGCATAACTCAGATTATGGGGCGGGAGAGGAAAGGGATTTTTTCTTGGTCTGAAGGGAATCTCCTCAGGTCCAGCAACTCCAACAATCTTTTCGGCCTCTTCGTAGTAGGGCTCCAGGTCTTCATAATCTATTGGCCAATCCTCCGCTACCCCAAAAAGGGATTTCATTCTAAAGGCACTGGTACTTAGGCGATGTGCTTCACCCTGGAAGTGAAGGGTAGTTCCTCCAACTCCAATTACCCGGTGGTACTCAAGGTACCTCCGCTCGTCGCGTTTATTAAGCTTTCCAGAAGCCTTATTCCATGACCTGAGGTGTGTATATTTCTCATCCAAAACCTGTCGACCACCGTAGGTGTTGTTTATTTTTTTTCTATAGGGAAAACCCTTAAGCTCCCAATCATTCCGGTTTAGTGGATAATCTTTAAGTGGGTTATAGCGATCCCCGGCCTCAAGTGTAAGCACTTTCATACCCTTTGAGGCAAGTCTCCATGCAAATGGAGCTCCACCCGGCCCAGAGCCAATAACGATGCAATCGTATTTTTCAATCTTTTGAGGCATAAATTTTAAGTGCATGATATTAAGTTAACAATTGCAATTTGTCAATTATTTAGTATAATGATCAAATTTAAAACCGGTGGCGGAGACCTTTAGGTCTCCAAGTCAAGATAAACAAATATATTAATGTAGCGGAAAGCTTTAGGTTTCCACAATAACAATGGAGGTCTAAAGACCTCCACTACCGGTCTAAAAAACCATGCAAGAACTCTTCCTTATCCTTATATTATTGATTTCGTTTGGATGCACGAGATCGGATGAAAATGGCGAAGATAAAGGCCTAAAAGAAGAAAACAAGGTTAGTGGAACTATAATTGCCGTCGTTAATGAAAGACCGATATATAAGGAAGATATAAATAAAATAAGCCTTGAAGAAGCCATCGACAGGGAATTGCTATACCAGGAGGCTATGAAAAAGGGGCTTGATAAACAATTTGAAGGCCTCAATCAGGCTGACAAGAAAAGAAGAATAAGAAGGTTTTTTAGAGACGACATAATCGGCAAGTCAATGGTGGTTGGAGAAGGCGAAGTAGAGGCTTATTACAGGGAAAATAAGGGAGACTATGAGAGTATCTTAACTATAGAGATTATATTGAAGGACAAAACATTGGCTGAGGAGGTAAAAAAAAGGGCGACTTCTGGTGAAGATTTTAAAAAGCTCATGGAGGAATATTCCAAAGAACCAGCCAAAGCTAAGGTAGATACAAAGGTTGATCCACAATACAGGGAAATCTTTAAAGATAAGGACGTGGGTTATATAAGCGATGTTATATCGGACGAGGAAGGCTTTAAGGTAACAATCCTAAAGGAAAGGGTAGAGATTCCTCTTGAAAGTGTTATTCGATCAATTGAGTCTAAAGTGAAGCGCGAGAAAAGAGAAAGATCATTAAGGGAATTCCTGAAGAAATTAAAAAAAGAAAATAAAATAGCAATACTAAGCCATCAAGAAAGACCTAATGCGGATCAAAATTAAACAATATCTATACGAGATTGACCCTTAATTAATATAAATTCATAATTGGGCAAAATATCCCCGTTGTAACTTAAAGTTTTTTGATAAGGGGTTTTATCAATACATGGTAAATTATAGGCACACATACAGGATTTTAATGTTATTAAACTTCTTCTTATTTATCACACCAACCCTTTCTGGAAGCCCTCCCGCCATAACTGCCGATAAAACTGAAGAATCCGTACTAGATGAAATCGAAATGGGAACTGCTGATAGAGATGAAATAAAATCTAGACCTGAAATTAAAGTTGACTTTGAGACAAAGGAACAATTTAAAAAAGACTATTTCACCTCTGGTCCAGATAAACGACAGCTATACGATGAGTATCTTCCCAAGCTGGGGGCAGACTGGATTCTAAATTGGCTGGAGATTCTATATCCTGCTTGCCATGCGCACTCCCATGAATTGGGAATGGCAATATATGCCCGAGGCAAAGATATTGGTCTCGCGCTCAATGAATGCAAGACCAAGTGCACCTCCGGATGTATGCACGGTGTCTTGATGGAGGCCTTTGGTACTCACTCTCTTCATGAAATAACAGAAAAGATGGGTAATTTTTGCAAAAATAAAGAAATGACCAGGTTCCACAAGCCGGGGAATTGCGCGCATGGAATAGGACATGCACTAATGGTCGTGACGCACCATGACATTGAAAAGTCAATTTCTGGATGCTCCTCATTTAATAACCCCGCAATGGGATATTACTGTGCAACCGGTGTTTTCATGGAGTACTTCCATACCTGGAATGAAGAGGATCTAAACAAACATAGTTTGCATTTCCCCTGTGACACATTAACGCGATACTCGGCAGCTTGCTACCGATACAAGGCTCCTAAGATTCTCAAAAAACTTGACGGCAACATCAATACCTTGGCTGAGAAGTGTTTAGAACTTCCCCGATCATTGAGACTAGGTTGCTTCCACGGATTAGGAACCGCGAAAGTACTTGACATCTTCAATGACCCAAAGCTCCTCACTGATGTTTGCCACCGCGGAAATTCAGATGATCAGGCAATGTGCATTGAGGGTGCGATTGAAAAGCTGGCTGACTTTAAGAGCGATAAAGCAACTGCAGCCTGCGAGTACCTGGAAGGTGAAAATCGAAAGCTATGTTTGGCAGCAGCTCATGGGAAAATGTACAGATTAGACAAGCCAACCATGGGTCTTTACATTGACGGCAGCGGAGACCTGCAGCATTGAAATCTTAATACCCACCAGCAAGACTGGTGGGCTACCCGAGGGGGGGACAGGGACTGGTGGGCTACCCGTAAATTTCATATCTCATAAAATGGGTAGGTCACGAGTCCCTTCGATCTAACTCAGGGCAGGCTTGCTCGTGACAATAAAACGCGTGGCAATTCCCTAATTTATGGAGGACTAAAGCCCTCCGCTACATTCGTAGCGGAAATCGATAGCGGATAACATAAACAACATATGATGAATTTTCTTTCTTGCATTCATTTCCAAATTCAGATAAATTATCCATTACTTTTTACGCGGAGGTAAAAAAGACATAACAATGTATAAATTTCTATGCTACTCCAATAGAATCATAGGGCTAAGTCTAATATTATTGATCTTTACAGTTCACTCTGGTTGTAAACAAAAGGAAGAAGTACCCAAAGAGACATCTTCTCCTCAAAATGAGGAAAATAGTTCCTCTTCTGAGTCAATATCTTCGGAGAAAAAGCTGGTTGCAACAGTAAATGGAAGACCCATATATGAAGAAGATTTAAGAGGAAGAAAGCTTGAATATGTTATAGAAGACGAGATACTTTATGAAGAGGGGTTGAAACAAGGTCTTGAGAGTGAGTACAAAGAACAGATTGATAGATATAAAAAGAATTTAATTATAAACGCAGTGAAACAGCAAATTCAATATAGCTTGCCTAGGGACCAAAAAATCAGTGATAGCGAAATCGAGGATTTCTATAAGAAATATGAGAGGAGATACACAAATCTTAAAGCATTAGGAATATCTGCTCCTGATAAGAAGACTGCTGAGATAAATCATGAAAGAGCAACCAAGGGAGAAGACCTAGAGAAAATAGCTTCAGAATATTCCGAATCTGGGGTATTATTTTCGCCAAACCCTATTATGCTAAATGTTGATAAGAACGATTTCTTTCAAGAACTCAAAGTTGGTGCCGTAAGTGATATAATTGAGGATAAAGGACAATTTCTAATCTACAAGGTAATTGAGGTAAAACATTTACCTCTTTCGCAGGTTAAGAATTCCATAAGATATTCAATCTATGCCAAGAAGCAATCTCAGGCAGTTAGCGACTTCGCGGAGAAAGCAAAGAAAGAACGTAACATGAATGTAGAGATTTTTCAGGAAGAGAAATGAAATCAACAAGAAGAGGTTTTCTTAAAACCGTTGCTCATGGTGTAATAGGAAAAGCCTTGATATCAAGCATTCCCTATAGTGTTTTTGCAAATACTAACGAATTAGAAAACGGAATTGAGCTGGAAAAGGGTTATTTGGTATTTAATAGGGAAACCCAAAAGAGCGTGGAAGCCCTCGCCGAAACTTTTATCCCCGGGGCGAAGGAGATAGGCATAAAAATCAAGTTTATGGAATATATAAGTAAAGACCCCGGCATTGCCGGGTACCTAGATTCGGGGTTCTGGAACTTGGACACTATTTCCAAACAGAGGTTTAGAAAACCTTACTACAAACTCGACAACAAAGAAGATAGAAATGCGGTCTTGAAACATGTTTTAGCCAGAGAGAAGAACTTTATCAACTTATTTAAAGATATAGTGATTAAATTGTATTATTCAGACCCGACGGTTTGGAAGAAGCTTTCCTATAACGGCCCCCCTCAGCCCAGAGGCTTCATGGACTACACACTACCGCCTAAGTGAAACCCCCCAAGACTAATGTAGCGGAGGGATTTAGACCTCCAATAGATTTACTCCCCCTTTAGAAAAAGCGTGTCCTGAGTCAATCGAAGGAGGGACTAACGGGGATTTGACAATTTCGCGCTAATTCCTCGTACAAAAGGGCAGGATAAAAATTATGTCCCCACTCACCACCCGGGTAGCCCACCAGTCTTGCTGGTGGTACATCAATTGTCACGAGCAAGACTCGTGACCTACCCAGGGTAATTAAATTTCTTCTACGTGCGTTTAATTCAAATTCGGGACAAGAATGTCCCGCCTATCTCCCCGCCAGAAGCATGCGGGGACAGGCTCTGGACTCCCGCTTACAATCCGCGGGAATGACAGAAAGGATAGGCGGGGTTTTCCAACCCCGCAGGGATAAAGCATTTGGAATGAAACCCTGACCTGTCCTGAGCATCGTCGAAGGAAGGTTTTCGCTACATTTCATATAAATATTGAAATCAAATATGTCGCGGAGGGATTTAGACCTCCATAGATCTACTCCCCCTTTACAAAAAGGGAGGAGCGGAGAAGTGAAAGTGTCCAATTCAGAAATCATATATCTCCTGAAGTTTCAGGCTTTCTTCCATTACCCTTTCCAAGCCCATAGCTTTTTCCAACATTTCGATTTTATTCAATTTTATTCGAGTCCGTGGCCTTGCCGCCATGATAGAGCAGCAGTCCTTATAGGGCTTGATTGAAATGTCATATGTCTCTACCTTCCTCGCTAATTCAACTATTTCCTCTTTGTCAAATGAAATAAGCGGCTGGAATATGGGCATAGAAACCGACCGGTTGAAGACATTTAAGTTGTCGAGGGTTTGGGAAGCAACCTGTCCCAGGCTGTCA includes the following:
- a CDS encoding GMC family oxidoreductase — protein: MPQKIEKYDCIVIGSGPGGAPFAWRLASKGMKVLTLEAGDRYNPLKDYPLNRNDWELKGFPYRKKINNTYGGRQVLDEKYTHLRSWNKASGKLNKRDERRYLEYHRVIGVGGTTLHFQGEAHRLSTSAFRMKSLFGVAEDWPIDYEDLEPYYEEAEKIVGVAGPEEIPFRPRKNPFPLPPHNLSYASKIIEKTCKKKGLELLPNSVAILSNLYRDTPPCNYCNGCVWGCPRRDKGTVDVTFIPLAEDTGSCSIITNAFASRIELEKKNGVKRVKGVHYFDKEGKGHFVEGEFLAVACGAVETPRLLLNSGINGNGLVGKNFMETLFYQVVAFHPERLDSYRGIPIDSVIWKWNKPDPDLGFTGGLRLYPTAGSAVGPVHYALRYFDGWGEDFVKSIEKWFGHAIAMGGIGEFLPNKDTYVTVNEGVKDDFGIPVAQIQSYLGETELKCLDFMAKTAKEILKASGAEEIVEEFSAYDFFSATHVFGTCRMGKDAEKSVVGPDLRSHEIKNLLITDASVFPTSGGGEAPSLTIEALSLRAADLLFDKIKKG
- a CDS encoding gluconate 2-dehydrogenase subunit 3 family protein — protein: MKSTRRGFLKTVAHGVIGKALISSIPYSVFANTNELENGIELEKGYLVFNRETQKSVEALAETFIPGAKEIGIKIKFMEYISKDPGIAGYLDSGFWNLDTISKQRFRKPYYKLDNKEDRNAVLKHVLAREKNFINLFKDIVIKLYYSDPTVWKKLSYNGPPQPRGFMDYTLPPK
- a CDS encoding peptidyl-prolyl cis-trans isomerase, encoding MYKFLCYSNRIIGLSLILLIFTVHSGCKQKEEVPKETSSPQNEENSSSSESISSEKKLVATVNGRPIYEEDLRGRKLEYVIEDEILYEEGLKQGLESEYKEQIDRYKKNLIINAVKQQIQYSLPRDQKISDSEIEDFYKKYERRYTNLKALGISAPDKKTAEINHERATKGEDLEKIASEYSESGVLFSPNPIMLNVDKNDFFQELKVGAVSDIIEDKGQFLIYKVIEVKHLPLSQVKNSIRYSIYAKKQSQAVSDFAEKAKKERNMNVEIFQEEK